The proteins below are encoded in one region of Methanosarcina barkeri 3:
- a CDS encoding DNA double-strand break repair nuclease NurA, whose product MTLEPVHMHKISELAKKIDRSFESEEVKTASDIYSLLEELRLDGRVILKAIDRLFRGIVRTQLMAQGDDPYPLTYACDSGSTNPRTYDSGLFVDFCHCGLAATPTNLDIQRFRTIVCAAYSSSHRISMQATQGWETFDEGFGRAKLVTIAPDELKRKVSDMVHSFAMYLAESEHILFMKDRFEPESFFIMDGPVYPKQLMYWMVLDDEDVRVRQNNDARKILQNYIDIMDHFLKNRQPVIGFVKNPTDVQIMESVRKKREAFDLPWMLDSQFFRNLLSLEKVDNASEHNGKNSKNNGKNGKHNGSKNDYITYTNWFLQPNRFYEKLLNGTSPLAAADPLQKELRHNFPSEDYALCFFMLYVPYKDVVFKVEAPYGLVKDDSLRMQITKKVLFDLSLYGFPLTLTKADHLAKIRKVEREEIDKFFENMSPDTTYNDTRWNKINEI is encoded by the coding sequence ATGACCCTTGAGCCCGTGCATATGCATAAAATCTCGGAGCTTGCAAAAAAGATTGACCGTTCGTTTGAGTCTGAGGAGGTAAAAACGGCTTCGGACATCTATTCTTTGCTTGAGGAGTTAAGGCTCGATGGGAGGGTCATTCTTAAAGCCATAGACAGGCTCTTTCGTGGGATTGTAAGGACTCAACTGATGGCACAGGGAGATGACCCGTATCCGCTTACTTACGCCTGCGACAGCGGAAGTACAAACCCAAGGACTTATGACAGCGGGCTTTTCGTGGATTTTTGCCACTGCGGGCTGGCTGCAACGCCTACTAACCTTGATATTCAGAGATTCAGAACAATCGTATGCGCTGCTTATTCTTCTTCCCATAGGATATCCATGCAGGCTACTCAAGGCTGGGAAACCTTCGATGAAGGATTTGGAAGGGCAAAACTGGTTACAATTGCTCCTGACGAGTTAAAAAGAAAAGTTTCTGACATGGTCCACAGTTTTGCAATGTACCTGGCAGAATCCGAGCATATTCTTTTCATGAAAGACAGGTTTGAACCTGAGAGTTTTTTCATAATGGACGGGCCGGTTTATCCAAAACAGTTAATGTACTGGATGGTGCTGGACGACGAGGACGTAAGGGTCCGGCAGAACAACGACGCCCGAAAAATTCTCCAGAACTACATCGATATCATGGATCATTTCCTGAAAAACCGGCAGCCTGTAATTGGTTTTGTGAAAAACCCCACTGATGTGCAGATTATGGAAAGCGTCCGGAAAAAAAGGGAAGCTTTCGACCTGCCCTGGATGCTGGATTCTCAGTTTTTCAGGAATCTGCTCTCCCTGGAAAAAGTTGACAATGCTTCAGAGCACAATGGAAAAAATTCTAAAAATAATGGGAAGAACGGCAAGCACAACGGCTCCAAAAATGATTATATTACTTACACTAACTGGTTTTTGCAGCCCAACAGGTTTTACGAAAAATTGCTTAACGGGACTTCGCCCCTTGCAGCCGCAGATCCGCTTCAGAAGGAACTCAGGCACAATTTCCCGTCTGAAGATTATGCTCTTTGTTTTTTCATGCTTTATGTACCCTACAAAGATGTGGTTTTCAAGGTTGAGGCCCCGTATGGGCTTGTTAAAGACGACTCTCTCCGTATGCAAATTACCAAAAAAGTGCTCTTTGACCTTTCTTTGTATGGTTTTCCTCTTACCCTCACAAAAGCAGACCATCTGGCAAAAATCAGGAAAGTAGAGAGGGAAGAGATTGATAAATTCTTTGAAAATATGAGTCCCGATACTACTTATAATGACACCAGGTGGAATAAGATTAATGAAATATGA